DNA from Clarias gariepinus isolate MV-2021 ecotype Netherlands chromosome 11, CGAR_prim_01v2, whole genome shotgun sequence:
CATCTCTTTAGATTATAGATCAGCACTTTACAAGAAATAATATGGAATGTGTGTtgtgcaaaaaaagagagattttaTAGGGTCtattttgtattcattgttTTCTGCATAGTGGGTTAAAGGACTCTGTACCTTTGTGTCCCTCATGTGAGGTAAACATGGACAGCAGTCTATCAGTGTAATAGATCAAAGTGAGGTCACTGGAGGTCACGCACAGAAGCTGTGTTATAGCAGATCTTTTATTTGCTCACTGTTTAAGCATTTTAGATTCAATCTAACTTTTTTACTTCCTGTGATCAGCTTGCCATCAAagtaaacactgtttttttttttaaataacttcatGTAGAATTTGGCTGCAGGTTGCTTTTTAGACTACTGCCTATTGCAACCAGTGTAATACCACATTTACTGCATGTCTTCAGTTACCACAGACATGCTTATCTGTACTAAGATATGCTTCATAGTATGCTGATTTAATCATGTAGTTTCAAATCTTTATCAATCATAGCTGGGCTTACCAATTAGTAGTTGTGTGGTTATCTGCTACTGAGAGTCTTTATCGAAATCTCTGAAGGAGTAATTTGATTGGGTTCATAGAACAAATGTTGGTAAGAAATGATTGCATGTCTTCGCAACAGTTAAAGGTGGTTAAGTTAGTtatatatagcacatttaaaaaaaacaatggttgACCATTGACCATAGAATATCTCTTTGTACTTcgattaaaaattattatccaattattattttaataaatatatcataCTTTGTCTGTTTTCAGGCTCCAGCAGGGATGACAGCACTTTGAAGGAGTTCCTTTTGTCTCCATATCTGTGGTTATTGTCATTCAGCTACCTGGTGGTGTTTGGAGTTAAGACTGCTTGCACAGATTGGGGACAGCTCTTTCTTATCCAGGACAAGAGCCAGTCTGTATTGCTTGGTACTGTGGAATTTGCAATTTATGTTGCTAAGTAAAATTAAGTGTACTAAAGCCTTTTGCAGGCACCTTTCGGCTGCTGGAGTTGCATGTAGTAACATACCGTTTTTGGTATTCTGCctggccagaaaaaaaaaaatggtgccaTTTCAGAAAAGTGAAACTATtggcctgcattaagcaaagaaaatatatatcattggaattgggttaagaaccgTCCAACATGTTAAAATTTGGACAGATAGTTGTTGTAATGTGCTTCAACATGCTTGTACCTATGCAATGTATCCATCATGCATAGCGTCGTCCTTtacaagcctctgaaggcagtGCTATGCTCTGGGGTTACATCATGGCCACCACATTGCTacataattaaagctaaaggcagTTAAGCAAAATATAAGAGTGTAtattttagcttttaaaaaaacaacaaccctgaCAGTAAGGTTTCATAGATTAAAACGTGACATGAGTCTGACTTTTTCCACAGGCAGTTCATACATGAGTGCTTTGGAGATTGGGGGTCTGGTGGGCAGTTTAGCTGCTGGATATCTGTCAGACAGAGCTGTGGCACGGGTGAGTTCACACTATTAGGCtcagaaattatatatatatataaaaaaatgaaattatagtaccagtcaaaagtatggttttattttctacattctagaataaTACTGGATTTATttcaaaactacaaaaaaaaaaacacgtatggtattaggtaattaagtaataaGAACAAtattcagttgtttttttaagacacaCGTCAGATATTCTGGAATAGttctggctctcatgaagaccatcccaggaaaccaagaccaaaacttacctctgctgcagaggacaATTTCATTTAGAGTTTCCAAGTTTCCAGAAATCACTAAATTAACAGCACCTATTATAAGAGCTGTTATGAAGACTTTATAGATCATAACTAGTAGACATGtgtcaatatcaactgttcaaaagtgattattacatattttggatgccttcagcattgtaaaacaatgtagaaagaaataaaaatcaggaaagaccatggaattagatggtgtgtccaaactaagtatatgcataaaaatactgtgtgtatgcacaacacacatactgtacatgcatataTTTTGTTCTCTCCAGCAAGGGCTGCGTATATATGGTAACCCACGGCATGGTCTCCTGCTGTCAATGATGGGAGGAATGTACGTCTCCATGTACCTCTTCCGAACCACTGTCACTCAGGAAAGTTCAAATGTAAGTTGAAGattattttaacatgttttttaaaaatagtttttcatagATGTGCAATGATGCTCTGAATACAAGTGCATAATCAGAAAGTGTATACAGCAACATTCATGTTGCCTTGTAATTGCAAATTGTGATATTGTTTCCCTCCACATTTGACATGCCACATGGGGgaaaatgttgtaaatgtaaaaaaaaaaaaaaacttatatagTTAGAAACAGGGAGTCATTTCATACTCCTTTGACATGAAACACTTCATTAAGGGTTTACTTGTTTCAACTACCACACAGGTTTGGATTCTCTCTCTGGGTGCTATCTTTGGCTTCTCTTGTTATGGACCAATTGCTCTATTTGGAGTTCTTGCTAATGAAAGTGCTCCTTCAAACTACTGTGGAACATCACATGCTATTGTAGCGTTGATGGCAAACGGTAAGGACACGTActgaaattacaaaaaaaaaattcaatttaatttctaCGGCCTGAATGCTAGTTTCATGAATAAAACGGGAGTTTTATACATGTATTTTTTGCCCGTAAAttcttaaatatatattgtgaCGGTGTCCTGTCTTACTTTTCTTCCCAGTTGGAGGGTTTCTGTCAGGATTGCCATTTAGCACTATTGCAAAACACTATGGCTGGGACACAGCATTCTGGGTAGCAGAGGTAATCTGCGCTGTCACAACGGTTAGTTTTTTCCTCTTCCGTAACATCCAAACCAAGATGGGACGTGCTCTGAAGAAGACTGATTGATCAGTACTGAAGCTTCTCTTAGTTGTAAACagagttttcaataaaaagtgtTCTAATCAACACTTAGGTTTTTTGTGAACCCGGATGCTATTCCGTGTAAAATTAATAGACAGAAATTTATTAAAGATGCCAATAAATTTGGTTTGATGAAGTTCATGCAGAGTACTAGAGGGTACTTTAGGGGTACTAAATACCCCTAAAATGGTGATGGAATTGCCTTGAATCTAGTGTTTAAGGGTGCTATGTTTTTTATAAATGCAATTGCACAATTGATTAAAGTTCCCTTAACACATTGATTCAATTACATTCATATTTTGGGCCTAGAATggaaaaaacattcttttaaaagtttgttaGTGCTGTATGATCGATGTGCTGTATAATTTGTAGGTTTTTACCAATTTGCCCTTTTGTGTTTTAACCTATGTTTCATTGTGAATATTATTAgagatttaattataaaatcgGTATTTTGATTaataacaaacttttttttaaaggaatcatCTCAAATTGTAATCATTCAAAGTGCTAAAAATTTCCAGCgatgttattttattactctgcATTCAATATGAAGGCTTGATGATACTAATTGAAATTGAGGCAACTCAACATGGTTCTACCTCTTTATTGTTACTATAACTTTATATGTGGTGTTATggaaaaaggtttttttaataatgaaaccatttatattaaataaagaagTTACAAACATCAGAAGTTTGATTTCTAATCTTTCAGTGGCACCCTTTCTTTTGCAGTCATGGTTGAATTAGAAACAAGAAACAGAACAATGTGTTGACCAATAAATAAGTACTGCCGTCATCCCAACCAAGTGTGTTAAGGTCCATTTGCTCTCCCTGCTCCCACTGATTTAGACCATTAAACCAGCTATATTTTATCCACCATATTTGGATCCAAGCTGATTAATCCACATCATAAGTGTGAAGAACTATGGGTAATCTTCACATTAGGAAACAATCCATATTATATACAGTTGGTTGCCGAATTGTACAGTGTTGCATCAAACGTTTCTGGAACGTGGCTCATCTGCTCAGGAGCCTGTACCGAATGTACCAGCTTTCTCTGCTACTTCCAGAGCGCCCTTAAGATTTTGGTCAAAGAGTTCacatctgaaataaaaatagaacgaATTTCATAAATACTCCTTTCATGTGAATTTCATTTGAATGtccaaaaattatttatacatgaAACACTTTAGTACCAACCTGATGGGCATCTCCAGAGAGTAGAAAGGATTCTTTAAAGCAAAGTCTGAATAGATTTCATAGATCTTTCTCAGAAGTGCGTCAACACCAGACTGGCGAGGATCTGCTAGTACAATGAACTTGATCCCTGTAAAAGATGTAATGATTTAGTTACAATAGGGAAATAACTACTTATTGTACCTAATCTGTTGCTGTGGTGATATAGATGTCAAGCACCAATAAGTGCATTAGGCTGGAATTTTTAAGGTAAGTTAAGGTAAGTCCATTCCAACAAATAAACACATCCAGCATTGTTCCCTGTTAGAATTTGTAATTGATAAAGGCCTAGTGGTTTATTTATACATAAgcaaatgtatgtgtgtactgtatataacagaaAATCCATTTAAAGAAAATGCAGTTGCATGCATAACAGTGTTAACATGAGAATGTTTTCACAAGGAAATGGCAATCATGTGAGGAATACATTTTGATCAATACACTTTAATTTCCCTTTTGTATGGAGACATTTTGGACACTTTGTGTGAGTACGGTGTGACAAGTGGTGACCAAAGGTATTGCATCCTAAGTAAAATCAATGTTTTtcataatttgttatttaatgcATTGGAATCACtgtacaacaatcaatattaaCATGAGGACCCAGGAGGGTCAAAAAAAGATGTGTGCAGTTGAGAATTGACTAATTTTAGAAAATATGTTTTAGTATGTTATGTAAGATCTAAAAAGACTGCATATTATTTGTTACTTTTCTGTGTttctatatacagtggaacctaggCATGTGTCTGCCCTCCCATAAAATTTTATAAGAACTTTGCATCAGCATAGGAAGCATTTTCAGGATACAAACAAACCAACCAAACCGAATGCTAAGTTGCACATACGTCTCTCAGctatttaaaacttgtttgcttcagatgaaagccaagcaaagcgaGTTTAAGAATTTTTTCAATCAGCAAAAGTTGTTTTCGAAAGCATCATCCTATAATACCAATGTCGCCTTTGGCATGCGTTCACAAGCTATgcgattttttttatgctttttgttattatatttttggGTGTCTAGAACGTATTATCtgcatttaaatgatttcttatgggaaaatttggatctttaacaaaaaaatttttttttttaaatcaatcgCTCTAAAAACTTGTCTACAGAACAAATTAAATTCTGATGCATATTCATTGTTTTCATTAATTCTTAACATTTATTCTGTGTACAGTCTCACAGGGTCCTGAAGCCTATCCATGAAAACTATCCATAAAAAACTACAGGTACACGCTGGTCAGGGTTCCAATTTGACCAGCCTAGTGGCCAAACtttattgattgcacattccaccagtaaaaGCAGAGTGTAAAGGTTTAagtagcagagtaatagcacagttttgcttaaaatattgacaTATCagacatatcagagttcaaaacaggacaaattgttggtgcgtgTCGGGCTGGCGCAtatgtgaccaagacagcaagtctttgtaaa
Protein-coding regions in this window:
- the slc37a4a gene encoding glucose-6-phosphate exchanger SLC37A4a isoform X1; protein product: MAGSGYGYYRTTIFLAMFVGYTLYCFNRKTFSFVMPSVMQEIKLDKDDLGLITSSQSLAYAISKFISGVLSDQISARWLFSIGLFMVGGINVLFSQSSTVFMFSVLWFLNGLGQGFGWPPCGKVLRKWFEPSQFGTWWAVLSCSMNLAGGLGPIIATLLADSYSWRSTLSVSGLICVVMSVFCLLVIQNEPKDVGLPNIEAKAKKGKAGSSRDDSTLKEFLLSPYLWLLSFSYLVVFGVKTACTDWGQLFLIQDKSQSVLLGSSYMSALEIGGLVGSLAAGYLSDRAVARQGLRIYGNPRHGLLLSMMGGMYVSMYLFRTTVTQESSNVWILSLGAIFGFSCYGPIALFGVLANESAPSNYCGTSHAIVALMANVGGFLSGLPFSTIAKHYGWDTAFWVAEVICAVTTVSFFLFRNIQTKMGRALKKTD
- the slc37a4a gene encoding glucose-6-phosphate exchanger SLC37A4a isoform X3; this translates as MVGGINVLFSQSSTVFMFSVLWFLNGLGQGFGWPPCGKVLRKWFEPSQFGTWWAVLSCSMNLAGGLGPIIATLLADSYSWRSTLSVSGLICVVMSVFCLLVIQNEPKDVGLPNIEAKAKKGKAGSSRDDSTLKEFLLSPYLWLLSFSYLVVFGVKTACTDWGQLFLIQDKSQSVLLGSSYMSALEIGGLVGSLAAGYLSDRAVARQGLRIYGNPRHGLLLSMMGGMYVSMYLFRTTVTQESSNVWILSLGAIFGFSCYGPIALFGVLANESAPSNYCGTSHAIVALMANVGGFLSGLPFSTIAKHYGWDTAFWVAEVICAVTTVSFFLFRNIQTKMGRALKKTD
- the slc37a4a gene encoding glucose-6-phosphate exchanger SLC37A4a isoform X2, yielding MAGSGYGYYRTTIFLAMFVGYTLYCFNRKTFSFVMPSVMQEIKLDKDDLGLITSSQSLAYAISKFISGVLSDQISARWLFSIGLFMVGGINVLFSQSSTVFMFSVLWFLNGLGQGFGWPPCGKVLRKWFEPSQFGTWWAVLSCSMNLAGGLGPIIATLLADSYSWRSTLSVSGLICVVMSVFCLLVIQNEPKDVGLPNIEAKAKKGSSRDDSTLKEFLLSPYLWLLSFSYLVVFGVKTACTDWGQLFLIQDKSQSVLLGSSYMSALEIGGLVGSLAAGYLSDRAVARQGLRIYGNPRHGLLLSMMGGMYVSMYLFRTTVTQESSNVWILSLGAIFGFSCYGPIALFGVLANESAPSNYCGTSHAIVALMANVGGFLSGLPFSTIAKHYGWDTAFWVAEVICAVTTVSFFLFRNIQTKMGRALKKTD